In Nicotiana tabacum cultivar K326 chromosome 17, ASM71507v2, whole genome shotgun sequence, one DNA window encodes the following:
- the LOC107795115 gene encoding protein FMP32, mitochondrial, whose amino-acid sequence MAAYAACKRVGYFGPKLGAISGRNRFHGTLISNPSFNGKRLFLVDTLALVRRLEAQGVPTKQAEAITAAITEVLNDSLENVAQTFVSKEELQTLEMIQESKLSKFKSEVQSSQENHFSLLQHETEKLKSDIEKMRSELRYEIDKVTAGHRLDLNLERGRIRDELANQNQETTNLTNKLDREIHGLRAQLEAAKYDVIKYCIGTLVSISAVGLAVVRILK is encoded by the exons ATGGCCGCATATGCGGCATGTAAACGGGTCGGATATTTTGGACCTAAACTCGGAGCTATTTCCGGACGCAACCGATTCCACGGCACACTCATTTCGAACCCTTCTTTCAACGGCAAGCGCTTGTTCCTCGTCGACACTCTAGCTCTT gtgaGAAGACTGGAAGCACAAGGGGTGCCTACGAAGCAAGCCGAGGCTATTACTGCTGCCATTACTGAGGTTTTGAATGACAGCTTGGAAAATGTTGCTCAGACTTTTGTTTCTAAAGAAGAGTTGCAGACA CTTGAGATGATTCAAGAATCCAAGTTGTCCAAATTTAAGTCCGAAGTTCAAAGCTCTCAG GAGAACCACTTTTCTCTACTGCAACATGAAACTGAAAAACTCAAAAGTGACATAGAAAAGATGCGCAGTGAATTGAG GTATGAAATTGATAAAGTCACTGCTGGCCATAGGTTGGATCTCAATCTTGAAAGGGG GAGAATCCGGGATGAACTAGCAAATCAGAATCAAGAAACCACTAACCTCACTAACAAACTTGACCGA GAAATTCATGGATTAAGGGCTCAGTTGGAAGCTGCAAAATATGATGTTATAAAATATTGTATAGGTACCCTTGTCTCTATATCTGCTGTTGGGTTGGCCGTAGTCCGTATTTTGAAGTAA